A single genomic interval of Megalobrama amblycephala isolate DHTTF-2021 linkage group LG17, ASM1881202v1, whole genome shotgun sequence harbors:
- the zmp:0000001127 gene encoding uncharacterized protein zmp:0000001127 — MLPRVCNYLAVSILCFTLWRFGIAGPVGARESPLSLTGTTCNALARSLLWNVSAVLEMDHLFSGFDCTQQNAEVHIRTQTMSACTPQNSGCTHGTVLNIDENECLQKILEDLHYYRETFGAYSNSELTKTVVKSIDDLMQNCFSVSVMDNPPAKESMDYQKSFQERLQLCKVLKGFNLRAITINRVFNYILAK, encoded by the exons ATGCTGCCCAGAGTCTGTAATT atttGGCCGTAAGCATTCTGTGCTTCAcgctgtggcgctttggtatcGCCGGTCCGGTCGGAGCGCGTGAGTCGCCGTTGAGCCTCACTGGAACTACATGCAACGCCCTCGCGCGCTCTCTGCTCTGGAACGTGTCAGCGGTGCTAGAGATG GACCACTTGTTCAGCGGGTTCGACTGCACACAGCAAAACGCAGAGGTGCACATCAGGACGCAAACGATGTCTGCTTGCACACCGCAG AACTCTGGCTGCACTCATGGTACTGTCCTAAATATCGATGAG AATGAATGCCTACAGAAAATTCTAGAAGATCTCCACTACTATCGGGAAACATTTGGAGCGTACTCGAACTCAGAGCTCACCAAAACAGTCGTTAAAAGCATCGATGACCTCATGCAg AACTGTTTCTCTGTCTCTGTGATGGACAACCCTCCAGCCAAG gagtcCATGGATTACCAAAAATCTTTTCAAGAGCGACTGCAGCTGTGCAAAGTCCTAAAGGGTTTCAACCTTCGAGCAATAACAATAAATCGAGTTTTCAACTACATTTTGGCAAAATAG